A stretch of Colletotrichum lupini chromosome 2, complete sequence DNA encodes these proteins:
- a CDS encoding tricarboxylate carrier yields the protein MSASLPGSRELPASQYDLSTYMGRVRHNLGLTDPSTLLVGSTGLEQAKSLLTDYKQGKIPTMTPELWQAKKVVDSTLHPDTAEPVFLPFRMSAFVLTNLVVTAGMLQPGLGTAGTIAWQVVNQSLNVAINSANANKSSPLSWRKLGESYAMAVSVSCGVAVGLNKLVPRLKNLTPATRTTLTRLVPFAAVASAGFLNVLLMRGEEMRKGIDVFPVVAEKTQAAETKEQQAVEGAAATSQQPQSLGRSKKAAQIAVGETACSRVFNSTPIMVIPPLVLVRLQAQQWLKQRPRLTVPVNLGLILVTSYAVLPLALAVFPQRQSISADKLEPEFHGRGGEGGLVVFNRGI from the exons ATGTCGGCCTCACTCCCCGGCAGCCGCGAGCTGCCCGCCTCGCAGTATGATCTCAGCACATACATGGGCCGCGTGCGGCACAACCTGGGCCTCACCGATCCAAG CACCCTCCTCGTCGGCAGCACCGGTCTCGAGCAAGCAAAGTCCCTCCTCACCGACTACAAGCAGGGCAAGATCCCGACAATGACCCCCGAGCTCTGGCAGGCCAAAAAGGTCGTCGACTCGACCCTCCACCCAG ACACCGCCGAGCCCGTCTTCCTCCCCTTCCGCATGTCCGCCTTCGTCCTGACCAACTTGGTCGTCACAGCTGGAATGCTTCAGCCCGGTCTCGGC ACAGCAGGCACAATCGCATGGCAAGTCGTGAACCAGTCCCTCAACGTAGCCATCAACTCGGCAAACGCGAACAAGTCCTCCCCCTTATCCTGGCGCAAGCTCGGCGAGTCCTACGCAATGGCCGTCTCCGTCTCCTGCGGTGTAGCCGTCGGCCTCAACAAGCTCGTGCCCCGGCTCAAGAACCTCACCCCCGCGACCCGCACGACGCTCACCCGCCTCGTCCCCTtcgccgccgtcgcctcGGCCGGCTTCCTCAACGTCCTCCTCATGCGCGGCGAGGAGATGCGCAAGGGCATCGACGTCTTCCCCGTCGTCGCGGAGAAGACGCAGGCCGCCGAGACCAAGGAGCAACAGGCTGTCGAAGGCGCCGCTGCCACCAGCCAACAACCCCAATCCCTCGGCCGCAGCAAAAAGGCGGCCCAGATCGCCGTCGGCGAGACGGCCTGCTCCCGCGTCTTCAACTCCACGCCCATCATGGTCATCCCCCCTCTCGTCCTCGTCCGCCTGCAGGCCCAGCAGTGGCTCAAGCAGCGGCCCCGCCTCACCGTGCCCGTCAACCTCGGCCTCATCCTCGTGACCAGCTACGCCGTCCTCCCGCTCGCCCTCGCCGTGTTCCCCCAGCGACAGAGCATCAGCGCGGACAAGCTCGAGCCCGAGTTCCACGGAcgcggcggcgagggcggTCTCGTTGTGTTTAACAGGGGTATCTAG
- a CDS encoding retinol dehydrogenase: MVRFAAKDIPDLTGKIILVTGGNIGLGRETITQLSKHKPAHIYLGARNESKALAAIEDIKKTVPDAAPISFLEIDLTSLESVKRAAKEFQSKSQLLHILMNNAGIMAWPPGVTKEGYEIQFGTNHMGHALLTKLLLPTLQHTAKVGPDKDVRIISLSSAAENWVPSNLYNFDDFKTDMASTGTWARYGASKVANIHHSKALAKRYPEIRCISIHPGAVNTNLVSGPIASYPLVKPIAGIVTWLVSTPVSKGALNQLWASVSPDAETGVFYWPVGVKGKDSKNALNEELAESLWKWTEKELEPYV; this comes from the coding sequence ATGGTGCGCTTCGCCGCTAAGGATATTCCTGACCTCACAGGCAAGATCATCCTCGTTACTGGAGGCAATATCGGCCTCGGCAGGGAAACAATCACCCAGCTCAGCAAGCACAAGCCAGCCCACATCTATCTCGGAGCTAGAAATGAGTCCAAAGCTTTGGCCGCAATTGAGGACATCAAGAAGACAGTGCCAGACGCGGCCCCCATCTCGTTCCTGGAGATCGACCTGACGTCACTTGAGAGCGTCAAGCGTGCTGCTAAGGAATTCCAGTCGAAGTCGCAGCTCCTTCACATCCTCATGAACAATGCCGGCATCATGGCCTGGCCGCCCGGTGTAACAAAGGAGGGCTACGAGATCCAGTTCGGCACGAACCATATGGGACATGCTCTTCTCACCAAGCTCCTCCTGCCGACGCTGCAGCACACCGCCAAGGTCGGCCCCGATAAGGACGTGCGCATCATCTCCCTCTCCTCGGCGGCCGAGAACTGGGTTCCGAGCAACCTCTACAACTTTGACGACTTCAAGACCGACATGGCCTCCACGGGCACCTGGGCGCGTTACGGCGCGTCCAAGGTGGCAAACATTCATCACTCCAAGGCCCTTGCTAAGCGATACCCTGAGATCCGCTGCATCTCAATCCACCCAGGTGCTGTCAATACGAATCTCGTCAGCGGCCCAATCGCCAGCTACCCTCTCGTGAAGCCAATCGCAGGCATCGTCACCTGGCTTGTGTCAACGCCCGTATCGAAGGGTGCGCTGAACCAGCTGTGGGCCTCGGTCAGTCCGGATGCCGAGACCGGTGTGTTCTACTGGCCTGTGGGTGTGAAAGGCAAAGACTCTAAGAACGCACTGAATGAAGAGCTCGCAGAGAGCTTGTGGAAATGGACGGAGAAAGAGCTAGAGCCCTATGTTTGA
- a CDS encoding GMC oxidoreductase — protein sequence MSLWDFIVVGGGLAGSVISNRLLHKDPTLKILLVEAGPNVNGLESIAYPNTSTGAGSDIDWAYSSVPQANVDNRSIAAPAGKALGGGTAINGAAWVRGHTVDYDLWAEEVGDNRWSYEGQLPYMKLTEKFFDASINPSQHGENGSMIIQGVTPMNRHFPMREKLAESLEALGISALPQLDANAGNPIGYGDLQENRNQGRRQLSSEAFPLDGVTVITNTMVESILVSKSSNSTAVTAEGIRLQNGTEYHSRKTILSAGAYRTPQLLMLSGIGPANVLTEHGIEVKLDQPEVGQNMHDHILMPTAWKVKNPSEGWAYESDNPLFREPQYGLGNKIDFLATVTLPKEGLAAAIAEDEGGVAPGPEHPLLRQDRAHVSHTLQYNGASTDGSAVLMLSIVLIDTSRGSVGISSANVSDPPVIDPNYLSTAVDRYAVREALKFDTRLLGSDLTPVGREILDGELTADTPLTVDSPDEAFAARARQVAGGTASMGKVVNTDLSVKGVDGLFVADSSIFPVSISANLQVAMYAMALQAAEIIGEHGRKCRQVRTTL from the exons ATGTCGTTGTGGGATTTCATCGTTGTCGGCGGAGGCCTTGCCGGCTCCGTCATATCCAACAGACTCCTCCACAAAGATCCGACCCTGAAGATCCTGCTGGTCGAAGCTGGGCCCAATGTCAATGGTCTCGAGTCTATCGCGTACCCAAACACCAGTACTGGTGCCGGAAGCGACATTGACTGGGCTTATAGCTCAGTTCCGCAAGCCAACGTCGACAACAGATCGATAGCTGCGCCCGCTGGCAAGGCCCTCGGTGGAGGAACAGCCATCAATGGAG CTGCCTGGGTCCGTGGCCATACCGTCGACTACGACCTCTGGGCCGAAGAGGTCGGCGACAATCGATGGAGCTACGAGGGCCAGCTTCCCTACATGAAGCTGACGGAGAAGTTCTTCGACGCCAGCATCAACCCTTCCCAGCACGGGGAGAACGGTTCCATGATCATTCAAGGCGTCACGCCCATGAACCGACACTTCCCCATGCGCGAGAAGCTGGCCGAGTCCCTTGAAGCTCTCGGTATCTCAGCGCTACCCCAGCTCGACGCCAACGCCGGAAACCCAATCGGCTACGGAGACCTCCAGGAGAACCGCAACCAAGGGCGCAGACAGCTCTCCTCGGAAGCCTTCCCTCTAGACGGCGTCACCGTCATCACCAACACAATGGTCGAGAGCATCCTCGTGTCCAAGAGTTCCAACAGCACCGCCGTCACAGCCGAGGGCATCCGCCTGCAAAACGGAACAGAGTACCACAGCCGCAAGACGATCCTCTCCGCCGGCGCCTACCGCACCCCTCAGCTCTTAATGCTTTCAGGCATCGGTCCCGCCAACGTCCTAACGGAGCACGGTATCGAGGTGAAGCTCGACCAGCCCGAGGTCGGCCAGAACATGCATGACCACATCCTCATGCCCACGGCGTGGAAGGTCAAGAACCCCTCCGAGGGCTGGGCCTACGAGTCGGACAACCCGCTCTTCAGAGAACCGCAGTACGGCCTCGGCAACAAGATTGACTTCCTCGCCACAGTCACCTTACCCAAGGAAGGACTTGCGGCGGCCATCGCCGAGGACGAGGGCGGCGTTGCGCCGGGCCCGGAGCATCCGCTCCTCCGCCAGGACCGCGCGCACGTCTCCCACACGCTGCAGTATAACGGCGCCTCGACCGACGGCTCTGCTGTCCTTATGCTGTCCATCGTGCTGATCGATACCTCGCGGGGCTCGGTGGGCATCTCGTCGGCCAACGTCAGCGACCCGCCCGTCATCGACCCAAACTACCTCAGCACGGCGGTGGATAGATACGCCGTGCGGGAAGCTCTCAAGTTTGATACCCGGCTTCTCGGGAGCGATCTGACGCCCGTCGGTCGTGAGATCCTCGACGGCGAGCTCACGGCTGACACGCCTCTGACGGTGGATTCCCCTGACGAGGCGTTTGCCGCGCGCGCCCGCCAGGTTGCAGG CGGAACGGCGTCCATGGGCAAGGTTGTCAACACGGACCTCAGCGTCAAGGGCGTTGACGGGCTTTTCGTCGCCGACTCCTCCATCTTTCCGGTTTCCATCTCGGCCAACCTGCAGGTGGCCATGTACGCCATGGCCCTCCAGGCTGCGGAGATCATTGGGGAGCACGGGAGAAAGTGTCGTCAGGTTCGAACCACGTTGTAA